GCCGAAAAGTCTGTTCGCGCGCTTGAAGACTTCGAGATCGAGCAGGACCAGTCCTTTGAGGATTGGATCGAGATCATTGATCACGCAGTGCCCAAGACACCTCGGGCTGTCGTGATGAATGCCAACAAGGCTATCAACCAGGACTATGtcgtcatcaccaagaacacTGAGTTGGACtctatcaagaagaagaagaagaagaaggcttcagTCTCTGACGGCATTGTCCTTGTCAAGGACCCCAAGCTCACCCGCCTCTCCGGAAATGTCAAGAAGTAGACGATGAATCTCTACCGTCGTGGTCAAGTTGGAGAATCGTGGACGTTTGgttttgttgttgcttttgGGGACAATGGTTGATGTATCAAAGAGGGACTGGCGATGTACTATAGCATACTGTGAGCCAACCTGTCTAGCCAGGTGTTCTGTTCGCTAGTCTAATGAACCTACACTGCACTTTGCGATAAATCACATGGCCGGTTATTATATTGTTGATATTGTTTCGTCCCAAGTCCCTGATAAGGCCCTTGCCCACTTGGTGCCTCGGATGACACCCAACCGGCTCACCTCACAGTAGAGCTTTCGCCAAGCACCATACTCGCACCGCAAGTTTACAAACCACAAACCTCCATCCCAAAGAGACTTTTCACAGGTCACTTAACTTAGAGCGTTGATCACGAGTTTTTAACGTCCTACTTTCATGACGCGTTCACAACAGAACCTTGGTAGCGGCGCATTCGAGAAGGTTGCCAATCCATAAGCATTTCCCGCAGCATCGAAAGGATTTCCCAAAACGTCCTGGACGAAGGATCAACTGTGTGGTGGCTATGCCACATTGGGTTGTGCCAAGCCGCTGAGGTGCATGAGGCATTCGGTAGGGCTTTTCAGCAGACTTGGCCATTGGCAGAGATATTGGTGGATGTGGAAGTGCTACCTACCTTTGAAATCTCAGTAGAAACATGATTAGATGGAGGTTTGACTCGTATAAATGGCCGGATGAGAAAAAGATGCTCCGAGAAAGGTACACAAGAGAGAATCATGTTGTAGGGCTGTTAGTCTCGACGCTACGCCGCGCCACACATCCATGTCAATGCCCCTGTcaatcatcgtcatcaactCACGACCAGCTCGGCCGAAATATCACACATCAGGTATAACACCTGACAGCCAAGCATTGGCTACCTCCCCCCATTATATATTACCAGACTGACCCCAATCTAAtcaaccatcaccaacacaaCGTCCAGAACCCACGATCATGACTGCGGCAACCTCCatcgatctcatcaacctgTGCAGCTCCATCTCGAAGCGCGCAGCCTCTTGTGCAGCCGCCGCAGACAAGGTAGCCGAACGAGATGAACAGCACGTTCTTGAGCTGAAGATCATATCGTCTGGTCTTGATGAGCTGAAGCGCAGAATGGGCGAATTGGAAGAGCTCCTCCATGTTAAACCCGACAGCCGAAAGCTTCGCCATACTCGCAACACTCTCATTCCGCTCTTGAAGACTTACGAAACAGCACTCGAGGTTCTACGTATGCAACTCGACAATTGGCAACCAGAGAATATAACAGGATCGAACAATGAATTCTTGAAGGCACATGAAGACTGCCTTAGTGTTTACAATGACATGCTTGAGGTTTACACTCGCCTCGTTAGGTGCGTTGCCAGTTCCAAATATTGACTCACTTTCTAATATCCAGCCAGGAAGGATGACTCTTTAGGCCCATCTGGCTCGGGTTATTTTAcccatcaagctcaagaagcagtAAAGTCGGCTCTGAACAAGAGGCTTGTCAAACCGGATACTACTGCCCAAAAGGATACCATGTCCAACAGCGAGAAAACCCCTGTCGCGGAGAAAGAAGTAGCACCACCTTCGTATTCAGTGCCCGCATCAACGACGACATCGCCGCCCATAGCATCGTCATCAATGTATTCACCACCACTCGTTCAGAGCCCGGTAGACAACTGTCGCCGTCCCAAAGGTTCCTCATTCTTTAGAGCTCTCACATCAGGCTTCCGCAAACACGATCCATTGGTCTCAACGCTCTGCCAAGCCGCCACTCGTGGAGACGAGCAACAAGTCTCCGGCCTAATCTCCCAAGCCGCAAACGTCAACGGTCGAAACGAAGACGGGGATACACCACTAAAGTGCGCCATAAGATACGATCAAGTTGGAACCGCGTGTCTTCTTCTACAAGCTGGGGCACAAAGCAACAAGCTACCGCCCTTATTCAAGGCTGCTTCTGTTGGAAGTCTCAAGATCGCCAGGATGCTTATCGATTCTGGGGAGAGTGTACACGGCAAATCAAAGACTGGAAAGCCCTactttgttgatgttgttgctAAAGGCAACCTGGACGGTATCAAGTTCCTCCTTGAGAATGGCGCTCCAGTTAATGCGAAAAATGAGAGGCGAGAGGAAGTCATTGTACAGGTCGTCAAGACGGACAACATCGAGATCacccatcttcttcttgcccaCGGCGCCAACGCAAATGCCAAGGATGCAATAGGCGAGGAGATCATCGTATACGCTGTCAAAAAGGGCAACGTCGAACTCGCCAATATCCTCCTCGATCACGGCGCCGATCCCAATGCCGAAAGTGCGATCAAACATTCCATTCTCTACACAGCTGTCCAAAGCGGCAACGCCGATATGGTTGGACTACTCCTTGACAAAGGCGCAAGTGCGAAACTGTTGAATGTTCTTGGCACGAGTATTCTAGAGGCTTCAATAGGAATGAAGAGATTCCAGATCGTGAAGAAACTCATCGAAGGGGGTGCCGATGTTGATGGGACAGATGCGCTTCAGCAACCTATTCTCATTAAGGTTATCAGAAATCCATTTTTGAACAACGAcgagaaggttgaggttatgaagatgttgatggctAATGGTGCGAGTCCTGAAACGGTTGATATAACCTTCGGTCTGCCAGCTATTTGTCACGCTGTCGAAATGCCCAGTACCCCGGTAGTGCAAGCGCTTCTGAGCCGAGCCGTCAACACCAAGGTTCGCATGATCTCGGGCCAAACGCTCCTCACATACTCCATCGACGTCAACCGCCAGAACACTGTTGAGGCGCTGCTAGCACAAggtgttgatgtcaatgAGGTCGATGGACTGAACAGAACGCCTCTGATGCTGGCGCTGATGAAACTTGATTACAACTTGACGTCGAAGTTGATGGATTACGGTGCTGATCCTACAGCTAAAGAGAATCAAGAAGctgtcaagttcatcaaggctgttggGAGAAAGGATTTGCAGGAACTTCTTCGACCAAGGGAAGTTGAGGCAGGTCCCTCAACTCCGGCTGTTCGACATGAGGCCGAGTTGCCTGCGTCTGAGGCTCCACCGCCTTCATATGAGCTTGTCGCTGGAAAGGTCTAAATTTCCGAGGCGCTTGTGATTTCACTGATGAAATAGGATTCTGTTTAACATTTATACTAAGAAGTTCCAACTCAATGGACGTGAAGTGTATGTCTCATGATAATGACGCAAAGATGTCAGCGGGCATGATGACATAACacagctcatcatcatcgaggCCAAAAACTCCAAAACCGACGGCCTTAGGTTGGTAGTCGCACGTTACCCCTCAAACGACGTCCTCAGGTTGATAGTCTTGATTAGAAATACAGCGCCGAGTTTTCACTATTTATTTGTCGCATTTCTCCCTCATTTCGTCTTTGTATTTTCAATCTCTATCAATTTGCTTTCTCTGTGTCTTGCCAATTCCTACGTTATTCTCAACATGAGCTCCGACGACGTCGCCATCAATGGATGGACTGCAGTCCCGGTTGACGCCGggaagatcttcaagaatGGACCTTACATCAATGAACCTGAGTacgttgatgttgagagcaTCCAGTTCCCAAACGACGACCCAATTGTCGAGAAGACACAGCAACATGCCAAAGATAAACTCCTGAAGCAGACTTATAACCATTCCATGAGAGTTTACTACTGGTGTAAGTCAAGCTGACCTCCGAAGAACTCCACATCCTAACAGACCTTTCCACCAGCGACTGTCATTCTCCGACAGCAGTTCCCAGAGCATGCTGGCACTCTCTCCCCTTCGACCCTGGCACTAACATGCCTCCTCCATGACATCGGCACCACCGATGAAAACATGTCCTCAACCCGCCTTTCTTTTGAGTTTCAAGGCGGCTTCCAAgctctcaacctccttcAAGACAACGGCTCTACCAAAGACCAAGCCGAAGCCGTTTGCGAGACTATAATTCGTCATCAAGATCTCGGCACTGAGGGAAGAATCACCTTTCTCGGGCAACTCATCCAACTGGCTACGATCTACGATAATGTTGGTGGACATCCAAATGTCAAAGACTTCGGGAAGATCATTCATGAGAAGACGCGCGAGGAAGTAAACAACGCTTTTCCTCGTGAGGGATGGCTGGGATGCTTTGCGGCCACGATTCGGAAGGAAGAGAGCTTGAAGCCGTGGTGCCATACTACTCACATTCCAAAGTTTGCGGAGCAGGTTGAGGGGAATCAGCTTCAAAAGCCATATGAGTGAGATTTGAGTGCCTACCGCTATATATTGGGTTTTCATGCAGTCTCTTGCAAGTAGTCTGTGGTTGAATTTCACTAATCTTTCATTCCATCATCTATGTCTTGATACAAAACTCTTAAGCTAATTCTACTCATCATTACCTACCATCGCAACTCTACGAACCCTGATTAGTATCCAGATACATCAGGCCACTCCGTCTCAATACCCTCTCTGATGATCATATCCTGAAACTCTTGAAACAACTGCTTCTTCCCCCGTACTTCATGCGGCGATAATTCCTTATCCAAACAATGCGCTGCCAACAACCCCGCTGCCTCACCAATATTCCACTCAACAGGATGTAACCTGTAACATCCATTCGTAATATGCGTAGTCCCGATATTCTTTGAAGCTGCGAGTAAGTTAGGTCTCTCAACTGGTATCAAAGCACCAAGTGGAATCTCGAATGGGCAGCAGGCTACATCGATATAGTTGTCACCGCCAGTCGATGGATGAAGGTCGATGCGATACATGCCTACGCCGACACTATCAGGATAGTGCACTGCGCCTTTGGAACCGCGGACGTCAAGGGAGAGATCTTGCTCCACAACTGTGGTGATAGCTTTAATGCGTCGAGATTCACGGACGTAGGGGGCCATGGCGAGACCGTGTTCTGTACCTGTGATATCACCTCTCAAGCGAAGACCAGGGTAGCCTGTACCCTTTCCATCGGCGCGTGGGCAGTCTGTTTGGAGGTAGTACAGCATACTGTACGACAAAGACGCAGCTTCAGCGAGACGTTCTTGAAGTTCAGCCTCTGAGACATCGATGATAGGCTTTTCGAAGTAGTCGATCATGGGCCAGTTTACAAGGCAGATATCTGAACGATACACCCCAGGGATAAAGTTGTCTTTGGCTGCAATTCGTCGAAATGTCCAGAGATTCATATCGCCTCCTGACTTTCTCTGGTCTGAAATCACTGAAGCTGGATCATCGTTCGGATTTGGCGTAAACTCTCGCTCAACAATCTCAAGAGTTCGAGGATGCGGTGCTTTGAGGCCAAGCAATGGCGCACCCCAAAAGTCAGGATGACAGCTTCTCCAGTGATCGTATCTCTCAGGCTTGGGAATTGTATGGTCTTCGCCCTCAATGTGATCCACGGCGAAACAAATCGATACAGCTTGAGAGTTCTGAGGCTGCGCTTCCTCCGGCGCACTCGGCTCTCCTGTATCCTTTCGAGACTCAAATCCCGTCACATATGGCGTCTTGGTGATGGGTAGCAAATCTCCTAGCTCTGTAGCATCAATGACGTACTTTGCGTCAACAGTGAAAGTCCCTCCATCATCCAGTTTTCGAAACTCCACAGACCTCACAACTTGCCCAACCATCTCACAAGAAACAGCCTTGACGCGTTTCTTAACAGTGAGAAGTCCACTACCGATGAACGGCATGAGCATGGCTTCGATAACAGCCACAGCAACTCTCGGCTCATGACAAAGTTTGCTGACATGTCCCGCCCCGGGATTCAA
Above is a window of Fusarium oxysporum Fo47 chromosome XII, complete sequence DNA encoding:
- a CDS encoding ankyrin repeat-containing domain protein; translated protein: MSNSEKTPVAEKEVAPPSYSVPASTTTSPPIASSSMYSPPLVQSPVDNCRRPKGSSFFRALTSGFRKHDPLVSTLCQAATRGDEQQVSGLISQAANVNGRNEDGDTPLKCAIRYDQVGTACLLLQAGAQSNKLPPLFKAASVGSLKIARMLIDSGESVHGKSKTGKPYFVDVVAKGNLDGIKFLLENGAPVNAKNERREEVIVQVVKTDNIEITHLLLAHGANANAKDAIGEEIIVYAVKKGNVELANILLDHGADPNAESAIKHSILYTAVQSGNADMVGLLLDKGASAKLLNVLGTSILEASIGMKRFQIVKKLIEGGADVDGTDALQQPILIKVIRNPFLNNDEKVEVMKMLMANGASPETVDITFGLPAICHAVEMPSTPVVQALLSRAVNTKVRMISGQTLLTYSIDVNRQNTVEALLAQGVDVNEVDGLNRTPLMLALMKLDYNLTSKLMDYGADPTAKENQEAVKFIKAVGRKDLQELLRPREVEAGPSTPAVRHEAELPASEAPPPSYELVAGKV
- a CDS encoding FAD dependent oxidoreductase-domain-containing protein is translated as MGELSEPPNGHVKNSVSWQTAHSKTRPKHFSTDILIAGGGLGGVAAALGALRRGRHVFLTEEYDWLGGQLTSQAVPPDEHTWVEQFGVTRSYRALRDGIRQYYRDNYPLTEEARRRAQLNPGAGHVSKLCHEPRVAVAVIEAMLMPFIGSGLLTVKKRVKAVSCEMVGQVVRSVEFRKLDDGGTFTVDAKYVIDATELGDLLPITKTPYVTGFESRKDTGEPSAPEEAQPQNSQAVSICFAVDHIEGEDHTIPKPERYDHWRSCHPDFWGAPLLGLKAPHPRTLEIVEREFTPNPNDDPASVISDQRKSGGDMNLWTFRRIAAKDNFIPGVYRSDICLVNWPMIDYFEKPIIDVSEAELQERLAEAASLSYSMLYYLQTDCPRADGKGTGYPGLRLRGDITGTEHGLAMAPYVRESRRIKAITTVVEQDLSLDVRGSKGAVHYPDSVGVGMYRIDLHPSTGGDNYIDVACCPFEIPLGALIPVERPNLLAASKNIGTTHITNGCYRLHPVEWNIGEAAGLLAAHCLDKELSPHEVRGKKQLFQEFQDMIIREGIETEWPDVSGY